In a single window of the Leptospira sanjuanensis genome:
- a CDS encoding glucan biosynthesis protein: MLRIHIALAFFATILLFAVANRQQKKESEIDFKFPETEETVILDPVSGIKIPVTRFSFEDLKKKARSMAHGRYVKPQFVSTQFLKGLSWDQYKNIRFRPESSLWKKEGNPFQIQFFHPGHLYNTNVTLHEVRSDYARQIPYDETYFDLSNLKVQGKIPENLGYSGFKIHYPLNTPEHTDEFTVFQGASYYRMVSKKQVYGLSARGIAINTGMPYPEDFPGFTHFWIVHPDKTDSTIFVYALLDGRTATGAYEFQISPGKVSSVHVNAEVILRTKVDRFGIAPLTSMYWYSETRGIPEGQAYPESHDSDGLMIESGKGDWVWRPLDNPKRVTLNSFQDENPRAFGLMQRDRNFASYQDNSMKYHLRPSAWVEPEGNWGKGSIQLLQIPTVKDSDDNIGAFWVPANSPAPLQPYEFSYTIRWLNEDPLPEELAKTVSTRIAPVPGESDMRVFYVDFAGEKLKAMDAFTYLQASIDTGDNAELTDYNIQKIEETGVWRLTFRVVQKNRYKAAELRAVLKKNQEDLSEIWTFTLESSI, encoded by the coding sequence ATGTTAAGAATACACATAGCACTCGCATTTTTCGCTACGATACTTCTCTTTGCCGTCGCAAACAGACAGCAAAAGAAAGAATCGGAGATCGACTTTAAATTTCCCGAAACCGAAGAAACCGTAATCCTCGACCCGGTATCCGGGATCAAAATCCCCGTGACCAGATTCTCTTTCGAGGATTTGAAAAAGAAAGCGAGAAGCATGGCGCATGGACGTTATGTGAAACCGCAATTCGTTTCCACACAATTTTTAAAAGGACTGAGTTGGGATCAGTATAAGAACATCCGCTTTCGACCCGAATCCTCTCTTTGGAAAAAGGAAGGAAATCCGTTTCAGATCCAATTCTTTCATCCGGGACATTTATACAATACGAACGTGACCCTTCACGAAGTTCGCTCCGATTACGCGAGACAGATTCCGTACGACGAAACGTATTTCGATCTTTCCAATTTGAAGGTGCAGGGAAAAATACCGGAGAATCTAGGTTATTCCGGATTTAAGATTCATTATCCGTTGAATACCCCCGAGCACACGGACGAGTTCACCGTGTTTCAAGGCGCGAGCTATTATAGGATGGTTTCCAAGAAACAGGTCTACGGATTGTCGGCGCGCGGAATCGCGATCAATACGGGAATGCCATATCCCGAGGACTTTCCGGGTTTCACTCATTTTTGGATCGTTCATCCCGACAAAACCGATTCTACGATTTTCGTTTATGCATTGTTAGACGGCAGAACCGCGACCGGAGCCTATGAATTTCAAATTTCTCCGGGGAAGGTTTCTTCCGTACACGTGAACGCGGAGGTTATTCTTCGAACCAAAGTGGATCGATTCGGAATCGCGCCTTTGACATCGATGTATTGGTATTCCGAAACCCGCGGGATTCCGGAAGGGCAAGCCTATCCTGAGTCTCACGATTCGGACGGACTCATGATCGAAAGCGGAAAAGGGGATTGGGTTTGGAGACCTCTTGATAATCCGAAACGAGTCACGCTCAACTCGTTTCAGGATGAGAATCCGAGAGCCTTCGGTTTAATGCAGAGGGATCGAAATTTTGCGAGTTATCAAGACAACTCGATGAAGTATCATCTGAGACCATCCGCTTGGGTGGAACCGGAAGGAAATTGGGGAAAGGGAAGCATACAACTTCTGCAAATTCCCACGGTAAAGGACTCGGACGATAACATCGGGGCGTTTTGGGTGCCCGCGAATTCCCCCGCACCCTTACAACCTTACGAATTCAGCTACACCATACGCTGGTTAAACGAGGATCCTCTTCCGGAGGAACTTGCAAAAACCGTTTCCACAAGGATCGCTCCGGTTCCGGGAGAATCCGATATGCGCGTGTTTTATGTGGACTTTGCAGGCGAAAAGCTCAAAGCAATGGATGCGTTCACTTATCTGCAGGCGTCGATCGACACGGGAGATAACGCGGAATTAACGGATTATAATATTCAAAAAATTGAAGAGACCGGCGTATGGAGACTTACTTTCCGCGTGGTCCAAAAAAACAGATACAAAGCCGCGGAACTGCGCGCCGTATTGAAAAAAAATCAGGAAGACCTGAGCGAGATTTGGACGTTCACTCTTGAATCCTCGATCTGA
- the mdoH gene encoding glucans biosynthesis glucosyltransferase MdoH, whose protein sequence is MNSSEKEKPGTLVDSKTQSYRRLSFGGLLFFFVIIGVFLEVQFLSFQSISPFEWATLILFCLLFPVISFGAATALIGFVQKIRGGDPLRISRILENYTILEDEIPPVAVVMPIHCEDVTRIFAGVELMMDEIASNGLAQKTDFFILSDTSDPNLWALEEKAFYHLSQKPANRGRIYYRKRRVNLNKKSGNIADFCRRWGKRYKYMIILDADSIVTGECMKNLIYLMEKIPNAGIIQTVPEVIGAKSIFQKLSAFAAWVGNPVFGAGSFFWQLRSGPFWGHNAIIRLQPFMKYCGLPGLPGESAIGGKILSHDTIEAALFRKAGYGVWFASDLKGSYEEAPPNVLEALKRDNRWCQGNLQHFWFLFGGKLRFSSRLQILLGIFSYFSSPLWALMLLSSSLTTIEDVDFFRLALLPEDWIAFRDDLYLPVAYTLQGYTLFVLFLPRIVSFLEVSFFRRKEWGASFFSWTFSFLTEFLHSVLMAPVYMVQYTRFILLTFLNRKIEWGPQNRDAASGPDNRSLAYTILPASFYGLGIGIWMFVTYPILFFWFLPLLLGWIFAYPLALLTSSTPKIQNLSFGFLNNPPEQRERKLLEALERNRNEYWKTVGGEDRRRGIFLSIVDPRLNGFHRSRLRKREKETPARKNYLRSLCDKLKTEGPETFKNQELQRILWDHDSVAELHSWFWTADVRGLSSWWRKSLADYKRDILLNEVGSDVFDGAVVGET, encoded by the coding sequence TTGAATTCCTCCGAAAAAGAAAAACCGGGAACGCTTGTCGATTCCAAAACACAGAGTTATCGCCGTTTGAGTTTCGGGGGACTGTTGTTCTTTTTCGTAATCATCGGCGTCTTTTTGGAAGTTCAGTTCTTATCCTTTCAGTCGATCAGTCCGTTCGAATGGGCGACGCTGATTCTTTTCTGCCTTTTGTTTCCCGTCATATCCTTCGGGGCGGCGACCGCGTTGATCGGTTTCGTACAGAAAATCCGGGGAGGGGACCCGTTGCGGATCTCCCGAATATTAGAAAATTATACTATTCTAGAGGATGAGATTCCCCCCGTGGCCGTCGTAATGCCCATCCATTGCGAGGATGTTACGCGCATTTTCGCCGGGGTAGAACTGATGATGGACGAGATCGCCTCGAACGGACTCGCACAGAAAACGGATTTTTTCATTCTTTCCGACACTTCCGATCCGAATCTTTGGGCGCTGGAGGAAAAAGCTTTTTATCACCTAAGTCAAAAACCGGCCAACCGAGGGAGAATCTACTACCGAAAAAGAAGAGTCAACTTGAACAAGAAGTCCGGCAACATCGCCGATTTCTGCAGAAGATGGGGCAAACGATATAAATACATGATCATCCTGGACGCCGACAGTATCGTCACGGGAGAATGTATGAAAAATCTAATATACCTCATGGAAAAAATTCCGAACGCGGGAATCATACAAACCGTTCCCGAAGTGATCGGAGCCAAATCCATCTTCCAAAAACTTTCCGCGTTTGCGGCCTGGGTAGGAAATCCGGTTTTCGGAGCGGGTTCTTTTTTCTGGCAGCTTCGTTCGGGACCGTTTTGGGGACACAATGCGATCATTCGATTACAGCCGTTTATGAAATACTGCGGGTTGCCCGGACTTCCCGGTGAAAGCGCGATCGGCGGAAAAATCTTGAGTCACGATACGATCGAAGCGGCCTTGTTTCGAAAAGCCGGTTACGGGGTTTGGTTTGCTTCCGATCTGAAAGGTTCGTATGAGGAAGCTCCGCCTAACGTGCTGGAGGCGCTCAAACGGGACAATCGTTGGTGTCAGGGGAATCTTCAGCATTTTTGGTTTTTGTTCGGGGGTAAACTCCGCTTTTCCAGTCGATTGCAGATTTTACTCGGGATCTTTTCTTATTTCAGTTCTCCGCTGTGGGCATTGATGCTTTTGTCTTCTTCTTTGACGACGATCGAGGACGTGGATTTTTTTAGACTCGCATTGTTGCCCGAGGATTGGATCGCGTTTCGCGACGACCTTTATCTTCCGGTCGCCTATACGCTGCAAGGTTATACCTTGTTTGTCCTGTTTCTTCCGCGCATCGTTTCGTTTTTGGAAGTCTCTTTTTTTAGAAGAAAAGAATGGGGCGCCTCGTTTTTCTCTTGGACGTTCTCTTTTTTGACGGAGTTTCTCCATTCGGTTTTGATGGCGCCCGTTTATATGGTTCAATATACAAGATTCATTCTTCTTACATTCTTAAATCGTAAAATAGAATGGGGACCGCAAAACAGGGACGCGGCATCGGGACCCGATAACAGGTCATTGGCATATACCATTCTTCCCGCTTCGTTTTACGGTTTGGGAATCGGAATCTGGATGTTCGTGACGTATCCGATTTTATTCTTTTGGTTTTTACCTTTATTGCTCGGTTGGATTTTCGCGTATCCGTTGGCTCTCTTGACTTCCTCTACTCCAAAGATACAAAATTTGTCGTTCGGATTTTTGAACAACCCGCCGGAGCAAAGAGAACGTAAACTTCTCGAAGCTCTGGAGCGAAACAGAAACGAGTATTGGAAAACTGTGGGAGGAGAAGACCGCAGGCGCGGGATTTTTCTTTCGATCGTTGATCCTCGTCTGAACGGATTTCATCGTTCCCGATTGCGCAAACGCGAAAAAGAAACTCCCGCCCGAAAAAATTATCTGCGCTCTCTCTGCGACAAATTGAAAACGGAAGGACCGGAAACGTTTAAAAATCAGGAACTGCAAAGAATTCTTTGGGACCATGATTCCGTGGCGGAACTTCACTCGTGGTTTTGGACGGCGGACGTGCGCGGGCTTTCTTCCTGGTGGAGAAAATCTCTCGCGGATTATAAACGCGATATTTTGTTAAACGAAGTCGGTTCGGATGTTTTCGACGGGGCAGTTGTCGGCGAAACTTAG
- a CDS encoding DUF1564 domain-containing protein — translation MGILLLHSNHEIRSSLQEKTSNVVTLLVPEYTLLRYPDQERRNLPKRIPILLKRYSKFLSTTKRLGKKAGKTLYQPSPGKAKMKKINVRLSTGSWALFGTLAHVHGVSRCFLFNYLLWLETSGVGDSIDNIMNEGGPTFHQNYRYILDLDLLKNSIVRSLQCYPHDTFFMLDYRDWYDS, via the coding sequence ATGGGCATTTTATTATTACACTCGAATCATGAGATTCGATCTTCTCTTCAGGAAAAAACAAGCAATGTAGTTACGCTCCTCGTCCCTGAATATACTTTGCTTCGTTATCCCGATCAAGAAAGGCGAAACCTTCCGAAAAGAATTCCCATTTTGTTAAAGAGATATTCTAAATTTCTTTCGACGACAAAACGTTTGGGGAAGAAGGCCGGTAAGACATTGTATCAGCCGAGTCCGGGAAAAGCAAAAATGAAAAAGATCAACGTCCGATTGAGCACAGGCAGCTGGGCTTTGTTCGGCACACTCGCCCACGTGCACGGAGTTTCTCGTTGTTTTCTTTTTAATTATCTTCTGTGGTTGGAAACTTCCGGGGTTGGGGATTCTATCGATAATATTATGAACGAAGGAGGTCCTACGTTTCACCAGAACTACAGATATATCCTCGACCTCGATCTTCTAAAAAACAGCATTGTAAGAAGTCTGCAATGCTATCCGCACGATACATTCTTCATGTTAGACTACCGAGATTGGTACGATTCCTAA
- a CDS encoding glycosyltransferase family protein has translation MKLTYYVSGHGFGHISRSMEIILYLLRSFPDLEIDLVTVREQFLTTLSLSEEDSKNVERLHVRKKQVDVGMMQKDSLSIDIRGTEASLEEFESKKSYIQISEIESCLDFETELILSDSASLPFIVADKIKVPSLFVGNFTWDFIYGGYAKESVVFEQTARTLYEEYYYATFGLLLPFACPAESLAEQKQIGLVGRRPLLSKKAAKERFELSEDRIYLLFSFGAYGVETTHFDWDKLDPEKYKIVISGATDFDLMQIPKKQRNGILKLSDLHYPDLLAACDYVITKPGYGILSEAVYANTPVLYTDRGNFPEVPYLHRSLREEIPSAFLSNEDLFSFRFERAIADAKRWNGNPSPLFARDGREDVKHAVSVFLKLV, from the coding sequence ATGAAACTCACCTATTACGTCAGCGGACACGGATTCGGTCATATCAGCCGATCCATGGAAATCATTTTATATCTGCTCCGCAGCTTTCCGGATTTGGAAATCGATCTCGTCACGGTCCGAGAACAATTCCTAACGACCCTCTCTTTAAGCGAAGAAGATTCTAAAAACGTCGAGCGTCTGCACGTCCGTAAAAAGCAGGTCGACGTGGGAATGATGCAGAAGGACTCCCTTTCGATCGACATACGCGGAACAGAGGCTAGCCTCGAAGAATTCGAATCAAAAAAATCGTATATTCAAATTTCTGAAATCGAATCCTGTTTGGATTTTGAAACCGAATTGATCCTTTCCGATTCCGCCTCTTTGCCGTTTATAGTCGCCGACAAGATCAAGGTTCCTTCTTTATTCGTTGGAAACTTCACTTGGGATTTTATCTACGGCGGCTACGCGAAAGAATCCGTCGTTTTCGAGCAAACTGCCCGCACCCTCTACGAAGAATATTATTATGCGACGTTCGGCCTTCTTCTTCCCTTTGCCTGCCCCGCGGAATCCTTAGCGGAACAAAAACAAATCGGGTTGGTGGGACGCAGACCGCTTTTGAGTAAAAAAGCCGCAAAAGAACGTTTCGAACTTTCCGAAGACCGTATCTATCTTTTGTTTTCCTTCGGCGCGTACGGAGTGGAAACGACGCATTTCGATTGGGACAAACTCGACCCGGAAAAATATAAGATCGTAATTTCGGGAGCCACCGACTTCGATTTAATGCAGATTCCCAAAAAACAAAGAAACGGTATCCTCAAACTTTCCGATCTGCATTATCCGGATCTTTTGGCCGCCTGCGATTATGTGATCACGAAACCGGGTTATGGAATCTTAAGTGAAGCCGTGTATGCAAACACGCCCGTTCTTTATACGGATCGCGGAAATTTTCCGGAAGTTCCCTATCTGCATCGATCCCTCCGGGAGGAAATTCCTTCGGCCTTTCTTTCGAACGAAGATCTGTTTTCGTTCCGGTTTGAAAGAGCGATCGCGGACGCGAAACGCTGGAATGGAAATCCTTCTCCTTTATTTGCACGGGACGGAAGAGAGGACGTAAAACACGCCGTTTCCGTTTTTCTGAAGTTAGTTTAA
- a CDS encoding TrmH family RNA methyltransferase: MYLCIGETFALNEEKDISFLEITSFSNEKLKNISNLKEKKHRESSGLFFIEGYREILRASKSGKLKFQNVLYSPECFLGENEYSLIRSIGAKNIRVPKKVFEKISYRDRPDGLVATAQFFDTGLDAFQKETNAFKNSKPILVIEGVEKPGNLGTILRTAEGAGFHTVLVADPRLDLFNPNVIRASTGALFTLDVYLGETEAIYKILKKNQYRTLAVTPEAKKLYTNADLKGKIALVFGSEQYGLSPYARGNSDEYLSLPMFGEADSLNLAMSAGIVMYEVIRQVGTK, from the coding sequence TTGTATCTATGTATCGGAGAGACTTTCGCTTTGAACGAAGAAAAGGATATTTCGTTTTTGGAGATCACCAGCTTTTCGAACGAGAAGCTGAAAAATATTTCCAACCTTAAGGAAAAGAAACATCGGGAATCTTCCGGTCTTTTTTTTATCGAAGGGTATCGCGAAATTCTACGCGCTTCCAAATCCGGAAAGTTGAAATTCCAAAACGTCCTTTACTCTCCCGAATGTTTTTTAGGAGAAAACGAATATTCTCTTATCCGTTCGATCGGAGCTAAAAATATACGCGTTCCTAAAAAGGTTTTCGAAAAGATTTCGTATCGGGATCGGCCGGACGGACTCGTTGCGACGGCCCAATTTTTCGACACAGGACTCGACGCATTTCAAAAAGAAACCAACGCATTCAAAAATTCGAAACCGATTCTGGTGATCGAAGGGGTGGAAAAACCGGGAAATCTCGGAACGATTCTTCGCACCGCGGAAGGAGCGGGATTTCACACCGTTCTGGTCGCCGATCCTCGGCTGGATCTATTTAATCCGAACGTGATCCGCGCGTCCACCGGAGCCTTGTTCACCCTCGACGTATATCTGGGCGAAACGGAGGCAATTTATAAAATTCTAAAGAAGAATCAATACAGAACGTTAGCCGTAACACCGGAGGCGAAAAAGCTTTATACGAACGCGGATCTCAAAGGGAAAATCGCGCTCGTTTTCGGCTCGGAACAATACGGACTTTCTCCGTATGCAAGAGGCAATTCCGACGAATACCTGTCCCTTCCCATGTTCGGAGAAGCGGATTCCCTCAATCTCGCAATGTCCGCGGGAATCGTAATGTACGAAGTGATCCGTCAGGTCGGCACGAAATGA
- a CDS encoding class I SAM-dependent methyltransferase translates to MKTAKKTESLEGTYTLIDSGDFRKLEQIGPYTIIRPSPVSAWPATKPQLWKNVHGEYVRSDKGGGAWTWNKKVEEEFYVQILEYSIKIKFTPFGHLGIFAEQLENWKKIQKLCSQLKKEEEVLNLFAYSGISTLAVLDGGASACHLDSSKGMVDWARDNANASGLADKKVRWMVEDVLKFLKREIKRGKDYRGFILDPPTFGRGASGEVFKIEKDLPELMDLLMQLCGGKPDFIVLTCHSTGFSPLALQRILEGRIRNRGKFHLGELSIPEESGRLYPAGSNCIYVSERLSL, encoded by the coding sequence ATGAAAACTGCAAAAAAAACTGAAAGCCTAGAAGGAACATACACTCTGATCGACTCCGGAGATTTTCGAAAACTAGAACAAATCGGACCTTATACGATCATACGCCCTTCTCCCGTTTCCGCCTGGCCCGCGACCAAACCGCAGCTCTGGAAAAACGTTCACGGAGAATACGTCCGCTCCGACAAAGGCGGAGGCGCCTGGACCTGGAATAAAAAGGTGGAAGAAGAATTCTATGTTCAAATTTTAGAATATTCCATTAAGATAAAATTCACCCCGTTCGGACATCTCGGAATCTTCGCGGAACAGCTTGAAAACTGGAAAAAAATCCAGAAATTATGTTCCCAACTCAAAAAAGAGGAAGAGGTCTTGAATCTCTTCGCGTATTCGGGAATTTCCACCTTGGCCGTGTTAGACGGAGGGGCGTCCGCGTGTCACCTCGATTCCTCCAAAGGAATGGTGGATTGGGCCCGCGACAACGCAAACGCATCCGGTCTCGCGGATAAAAAGGTGCGTTGGATGGTCGAGGACGTATTGAAATTCTTAAAACGAGAAATCAAACGCGGAAAGGATTACCGCGGCTTCATCCTCGACCCGCCCACCTTCGGAAGAGGAGCGAGCGGAGAAGTTTTCAAAATCGAAAAGGATCTTCCCGAGTTGATGGATCTTTTGATGCAACTTTGCGGAGGCAAACCGGACTTTATCGTTCTTACCTGTCATTCCACCGGATTCAGCCCTCTCGCCTTACAAAGGATTTTGGAGGGAAGAATCCGCAACCGGGGCAAGTTCCATCTCGGCGAACTTTCCATTCCGGAAGAAAGCGGAAGACTTTACCCCGCAGGATCGAATTGTATCTATGTATCGGAGAGACTTTCGCTTTGA
- a CDS encoding citrate synthase, translating to MAEVAILKIDGKEYELPIIVGTENEKAVDISKLRQQTGYVTLDNGYLNTGACTSAVTFLDGELGILRYRGIPIEQLAENSTFTEVAYLLIYGKLPSDAELKRWNDELTMHTLIHEDLKRLYNGFPKDGHPMAIMSSMIGSLSTYYQDSYDPENAEHRHISMIRLLAKFPTIAAFAYKKSIGQPTIHPLNSLDYCANFMNMMFSVPSEEYKVDPEIVKALNLLLILHADHEQNCSTSTVRLVGSSLANLYGAISAGICALWGPRHGGANQEVLEMLQEIQASGLPVKKIVEKAKDKNDSFRLSGFGHRVYKNFDPRAKIIKKACDSVLKRLGVQDPLLDIAKELEEAALHDPYFVERKLYPNVDFYSGIIYRALGIPVNMFTVMFAMGRLPGWIAQWKEMIESTDMKIGRPRQIYVGATETSYKDAKKKA from the coding sequence ATGGCCGAGGTAGCAATTCTGAAGATCGACGGGAAGGAATACGAACTCCCGATCATCGTAGGCACCGAAAACGAGAAGGCAGTAGACATTTCAAAACTCCGTCAGCAGACGGGATACGTAACCCTGGACAACGGATATTTAAACACGGGAGCCTGCACGAGCGCGGTGACCTTTCTCGACGGAGAACTCGGAATCTTACGTTACAGAGGAATTCCGATCGAACAACTCGCGGAAAATTCGACATTCACCGAAGTAGCCTACCTTTTGATCTACGGAAAACTTCCTTCCGATGCGGAACTCAAACGCTGGAACGATGAACTCACGATGCACACTTTGATCCACGAGGATCTCAAACGTCTTTACAACGGATTTCCGAAAGACGGTCACCCGATGGCGATCATGTCTTCGATGATCGGTTCCCTCTCCACATACTATCAGGATTCGTACGATCCCGAAAACGCGGAACACAGACATATCTCCATGATCCGTCTTCTCGCGAAATTCCCTACGATCGCGGCGTTCGCGTATAAAAAATCGATCGGACAACCTACGATCCATCCTTTGAACAGCCTGGACTACTGCGCGAACTTCATGAACATGATGTTCTCCGTTCCGAGCGAAGAATACAAAGTCGATCCTGAAATCGTAAAAGCCTTGAACCTTCTTTTGATCCTTCATGCGGACCACGAACAAAACTGTTCCACGTCTACGGTGCGTTTGGTGGGTTCCTCGCTTGCAAACCTCTACGGTGCGATCTCCGCGGGAATCTGCGCCCTCTGGGGACCGAGACACGGCGGAGCGAACCAGGAAGTTCTTGAAATGCTGCAGGAGATTCAAGCGAGTGGACTACCCGTGAAAAAGATCGTGGAAAAAGCGAAGGACAAAAACGATTCCTTCCGTCTTTCCGGATTCGGTCACAGGGTTTACAAGAATTTCGATCCTCGCGCAAAGATCATCAAAAAGGCCTGCGACAGCGTGTTAAAACGACTCGGGGTTCAAGATCCTTTATTAGATATCGCTAAAGAACTCGAGGAAGCGGCTCTTCACGATCCTTACTTCGTCGAAAGAAAGTTGTATCCGAACGTGGACTTCTACTCCGGAATCATCTACCGCGCCCTCGGAATTCCGGTGAACATGTTCACCGTGATGTTTGCGATGGGGCGTCTTCCTGGCTGGATCGCTCAGTGGAAAGAAATGATCGAATCGACCGATATGAAAATCGGCCGTCCACGACAGATCTACGTCGGAGCGACCGAAACTTCCTACAAAGACGCCAAGAAAAAAGCCTGA
- a CDS encoding lytic transglycosylase domain-containing protein — translation MKKFALTSLLLFIFGNLYANDDLKYLIKSYSLQKIHRIFRERHPGTESEVYALVRYHEEHPDGSRDKKFSYLVSLLKGRMVSSPGRQDLLEILNSPLPSISIVTRLSLWKLYEEAAHRKILGKEELIGLLKKFPRENDPLSQNAISEIFKIYYEAGMIQECLDFAKGFTDREQAEIFSPMILYRYAKSLYKSGNTEKAESIFYSILEDPAVLSSVKKFILEDLQVWKGNSFYLSLTPERAALFLPHLDASGKKHLLSAKDLEKVSFSKGEAFRNTARALVAYEPESLPNFFRRNSGLARANPDFTAAMSRELTNQSFSGKALDLLNDSGAEKNDEVLYSYARAYKKQGNKDLYFRNLIDSLEKNPTNLIRQDELIDLLTGNHENFMGDAYWKDALRKIPDLPVKGRLVYWYLRFLKKNGRTEELNSWLKSYYKHIPGSYYTRVIREEFQEEISAFPLPSNPTWNRDNLFEYLSLTAGIPELSGKIVGKDLEFATQAAAFQLNVRIDNAHSKIRGNRYLQTAKEYLEVGEMAYALSLVQRYKLQQGIGENEKEEILAALGEQTGTAYLTVFHTRSLMKKEKLSDDVILLPSKLAARIYPRPHRGLVSSISGNVGIDEDIVYAIMRQESFFKENAVSVSNARGLMQIMGPTGRELAKRMNLDSYSLFDPEVSIEMGARFLRYLVASNGNLQWASIAYNGGPGNLRKWKRNHYRGDFNHFLEELPVKEPRDYCRIVSSNYYNYQNLRKYKNL, via the coding sequence ATGAAAAAATTCGCCCTGACCAGCCTACTCCTCTTCATTTTCGGCAATCTTTACGCAAACGATGATCTCAAATATCTGATCAAATCCTACAGCCTTCAAAAAATACACCGCATTTTTCGGGAGCGTCATCCGGGAACCGAGTCCGAGGTTTACGCCTTGGTCCGCTATCACGAGGAGCATCCGGACGGTAGCCGGGACAAAAAGTTTTCCTATCTCGTTTCCCTTCTCAAAGGGAGAATGGTGTCTTCTCCGGGAAGACAGGATCTTTTGGAAATCCTGAATTCTCCGCTTCCGTCGATTTCGATCGTCACGCGTCTTTCGCTTTGGAAACTCTATGAAGAAGCCGCGCATCGAAAGATTCTCGGCAAGGAAGAATTGATCGGACTTTTGAAGAAGTTTCCGAGAGAAAACGATCCTCTCTCGCAGAACGCGATCTCCGAAATTTTCAAGATTTATTACGAAGCGGGAATGATCCAGGAATGTCTGGATTTCGCGAAAGGATTCACCGACCGCGAGCAGGCGGAAATTTTTTCTCCGATGATTTTGTACCGTTATGCGAAATCGCTCTATAAATCGGGAAACACCGAAAAAGCCGAGTCGATCTTCTATTCGATCTTGGAGGACCCCGCGGTTTTATCTTCGGTGAAAAAATTCATCTTAGAGGATCTGCAAGTCTGGAAAGGAAATTCCTTTTATCTGTCTCTCACTCCCGAACGGGCGGCCTTGTTTCTTCCGCATTTGGACGCCTCCGGAAAAAAACATCTTCTCTCCGCTAAGGATTTGGAAAAGGTTTCCTTTTCCAAGGGAGAAGCCTTCCGAAACACCGCGCGCGCTCTGGTCGCCTACGAACCGGAATCGCTTCCGAACTTCTTTCGCCGCAACTCGGGACTCGCGAGAGCCAATCCGGATTTCACCGCGGCGATGTCGAGAGAGCTGACCAACCAAAGTTTTTCGGGCAAGGCCTTGGATTTGTTAAACGACTCAGGAGCCGAAAAGAACGACGAGGTTTTATACAGCTACGCCAGAGCGTATAAAAAACAGGGAAACAAGGATTTATATTTCAGAAATCTAATAGACTCTCTCGAAAAAAATCCCACGAATTTAATCCGACAAGACGAACTCATCGACCTCCTCACTGGAAATCACGAAAACTTTATGGGAGACGCGTATTGGAAGGACGCGCTTCGGAAAATTCCCGATCTTCCCGTAAAAGGAAGACTCGTCTATTGGTATCTTCGTTTTTTGAAAAAGAACGGAAGAACCGAAGAACTCAACTCATGGCTCAAGTCGTATTACAAACACATTCCGGGGTCGTATTATACACGGGTGATCCGGGAGGAATTTCAGGAGGAAATCTCCGCCTTCCCTCTTCCTTCCAATCCGACTTGGAACCGCGACAACCTTTTCGAATATCTTTCTTTGACCGCGGGGATTCCCGAACTTTCCGGAAAGATCGTAGGAAAGGATTTGGAATTTGCTACGCAGGCAGCCGCGTTTCAATTGAACGTGCGCATCGACAACGCACATTCTAAGATTCGGGGAAACCGTTATCTCCAAACCGCAAAGGAATATCTCGAAGTCGGAGAGATGGCCTACGCTCTTTCTTTGGTGCAAAGATATAAACTCCAACAGGGAATCGGTGAAAACGAAAAAGAGGAAATTCTCGCGGCGCTCGGCGAACAAACCGGGACCGCCTATCTTACAGTCTTTCACACAAGATCGCTCATGAAAAAAGAAAAACTCAGCGACGACGTGATTCTTCTTCCATCCAAACTCGCGGCGAGAATTTATCCGAGACCGCACAGAGGTTTGGTCTCTTCGATTTCCGGAAACGTCGGAATCGACGAGGACATCGTTTACGCGATCATGCGTCAGGAATCTTTTTTTAAAGAGAACGCGGTTTCGGTTTCCAATGCGAGGGGTTTGATGCAGATCATGGGACCCACGGGAAGAGAGCTTGCTAAACGGATGAATCTGGATTCTTACTCTTTGTTCGATCCCGAGGTTTCGATCGAGATGGGAGCGCGGTTTTTGCGTTATCTAGTCGCTTCGAACGGAAATCTTCAGTGGGCTTCGATCGCCTACAACGGCGGTCCGGGAAATCTCCGCAAATGGAAACGGAATCATTACCGCGGGGACTTCAATCATTTCTTGGAAGAACTTCCCGTAAAGGAACCCCGCGACTACTGCAGGATCGTAAGTTCGAACTATTACAACTATCAGAATTTAAGGAAGTATAAGAACCTCTAA